In a genomic window of Acidimicrobiia bacterium:
- a CDS encoding 4-hydroxy-tetrahydrodipicolinate reductase has protein sequence MRVGVFGAAGKMGQEVCRAVAESNDLELVAAVDPAPPPGATSTAGVEISHSQEAVARAGADVAVDFTHPDAVLSNALFCLEHGIHVVIGTTGLSTEALDRIRAACTEANAFVAPNFSIGAVLMMHLATKAAPYFDRVEVIEAHHDQKVDAPSGTALRTAQLLSMARPGGWPSPPESKEMVSGARGSIVDGIRIHSVRLPGIVADQTVVFGTEGQTLSIAHRTTDRSSFMPGVLAAIRKVPELDGLTVGLEKLLGLE, from the coding sequence TTGAGGGTCGGTGTCTTTGGTGCTGCTGGAAAGATGGGGCAGGAGGTTTGCAGGGCAGTAGCTGAGTCGAACGATCTAGAGCTGGTTGCAGCCGTGGATCCGGCACCTCCGCCTGGAGCCACCAGCACTGCAGGCGTCGAGATCTCTCACAGTCAAGAGGCAGTTGCCCGGGCGGGAGCAGATGTCGCTGTGGATTTTACGCATCCCGACGCAGTTCTCTCCAACGCCTTGTTCTGTCTGGAACACGGAATTCACGTCGTAATTGGCACGACCGGACTGTCAACAGAGGCATTGGATCGAATCAGAGCGGCGTGTACCGAGGCCAACGCCTTTGTAGCTCCAAACTTTTCTATAGGGGCGGTTCTTATGATGCATTTGGCCACGAAGGCAGCTCCGTACTTTGACCGTGTTGAGGTGATCGAGGCGCACCACGACCAAAAGGTCGATGCTCCTTCCGGAACCGCCCTTAGGACGGCTCAGCTTCTCTCGATGGCGCGTCCAGGCGGATGGCCATCCCCTCCGGAGTCGAAGGAGATGGTTAGCGGTGCGAGGGGCTCCATTGTGGACGGTATTCGAATACACTCGGTGAGGCTGCCTGGAATCGTAGCCGACCAAACCGTTGTGTTTGGTACTGAAGGACAGACTTTGTCAATTGCCCACCGCACCACGGATCGCTCGAGCTTTATGCCGGGTGTCTTGGCAGCGATCCGCAAGGTTCCGGAGCTCGATGGACTTACTGTCGGGCTCGAGAAGCTATTGGGCCTCGAGTAG